A window of Castanea sativa cultivar Marrone di Chiusa Pesio chromosome 1, ASM4071231v1 contains these coding sequences:
- the LOC142614443 gene encoding putative inactive receptor kinase At2g26730, with protein sequence MAAVGFDSGSVLLLCFVSLLLLLSGRVNSEPTQDKQALLAFLNLTRHANRVQWNSSVSACNWVGVECDLNQSFVYSVRLPGVGLVGAIPPNTLGRLSQLRVLSLRANRLTGEIPSDFSNLTLLRSLYVQDNELTGEFPAGLTRLTRLTRLDLSSNNFSGPIPFSISNLTHLTGLLLENNRFSGKLPSISAPSLVNFNVSNNNLNGSIPQTLSKFDPSAFAGNLDLCGKPLSTPCSPFFPSPAPSPNPEVPAPNPVHKKSKLSKAAKIAIGVAAGVLALILLLILFLCLKKRHRRRQTAKPPKPPSSTSRTVAAEAGTSSSKEDITGGSIEAERNKLVFFEGGVYSFDLEDLLRASAEVLGKGSVGTSYKAVLEEGTTVVVKRLKDVAVSKREFDMQMEVLGKIKHQNVVPLRAFYYSKDEKLLVYDFMAAGSLSALLHGSRGSGRTPLDWDNRMKIALSTARGLTHLHVSGKVVHGNIKSSNILLRPDQEASVSDFGLNPLFGASTTPNRVAGYRAPEVVETRKVTFKSDVYSFGVLLLELLTGKAPNQASLGEEGIDLPRWVQSVVREEWTAEVFDVELIRYPNIEEEMVQLLQIAMACVSTVPDQRPSMQEVLRMMEDMNRGETDDGLRQSSDDPSKGSEGQTPPPESRTPP encoded by the exons ATGGCGGCAGTGGGTTTTGACTCTGGGTCAGTGTTGTTATTGTGCTTCGTATCGCTGCTTTTACTACTGAGTGGGCGAGTTAACTCTGAGCCGACTCAGGACAAGCAAGCTCTCCTTGCTTTTCTCAACCTGACCCGACACGCGAACCGTGTACAATGGAACTCGTCTGTCTCAGCCTGCAACTGGGTCGGAGTCGAGTGCGATCTTAATCAGAGCTTCGTGTACTCTGTTCGTTTACCAGGGGTTGGGTTAGTGGGTGCGATTCCACCCAACACACTCGGCCGGCTGAGTCAACTCCGAGTTCTGAGTCTCCGTGCAAACCGTCTCACCGGCGAGATCCCCTCAGATTTCTCCAACTTAACTCTCCTCCGTAGCCTCTACGTCCAAGACAACGAGCTCACGGGCGAGTTCCCAGCCGGGTTGACTCGGCTAACTCGGCTGACTCGTCTCGATCTCTCATCCAACAATTTCAGTGGTCCAATCCCATTCTCAATCAGCAACCTCACCCACTTGACCGGTCTTTTATTAGAAAACAACCGCTTCTCCGGCAAGCTACCTAGTATTTCAGCCCCTTCGTTGGTTAACTTCAACGTGTCCAACAACAATCTCAACGGTTCGATCCCTCAAACGTTGTCGAAATTCGACCCCTCCGCATTCGCAGGAAACTTAGATCTATGTGGGAAACCACTCAGTACACCGTGCAGCCCATTCTTTCCTTCACCAGCTCCATCACCCAACCCCGAAGTCCCGGCTCCGAACCCGGTACATAAAAAGTCCAAACTATCCAAAGCCGCTAAAATCGCAATCGGAGTGGCTGCGGGTGTATTAGCTTTAATCCTACTACTAATCCTCTTCCTCTGCCTCAAAAAACGACACCGTCGCCGTCAAACGGCGAAGCCACCAAAGCCTCCGTCATCGACGTCACGCACAGTAGCGGCGGAGGCTGGAACGTCGTCGTCTAAGGAAGACATAACAGGTGGCTCCATTGAGGCTGAGAGGAACAAGCTGGTTTTCTTCGAAGGTGGGGTTTATAGCTTTGACTTGGAGGACTTGCTGAGAGCCTCGGCGGAAGTGTTGGGTAAAGGGAGCGTGGGGACGTCGTACAAGGCGGTGTTGGAGGAAGGGACCACCGTGGTGGTGAAACGCCTCAAGGATGTGGCGGTGAGCAAGAGAGAGTTCGACATGCAAATGGAGGTTCTGGGAAAGATCAAACACCAGAATGTGGTTCCTCTCCGAGCGTTTTATTATTCCAAGGATGAGAAATTGCTCGTTTATGATTTCATGGCTGCTGGAAGCTTGTCTGCTCTTCTTCACG GGAGCAGAGGGTCAGGCCGGACACCACTAGACTGGGACAACCGGATGAAAATAGCACTAAGCACGGCAAGAGGTTTAACCCACCTACACGTGTCAGGAAAAGTAGTCCACGGCAACATAAAGTCCTCGAACATCCTCCTCCGGCCCGACCAGGAGGCATCCGTTTCGGACTTCGGACTCAACCCATTGTTTGGTGCCTCGACCACCCCGAACCGTGTCGCGGGCTACCGTGCTCCGGAGGTGGTCGAAACCCGCAAGGTCACGTTCAAGTCTGATGTGTATAGTTTTGGTGTATTGTTGCTAGAGCTATTAACTGGGAAAGCACCAAACCAAGCTTCATTGGGTGAGGAAGGCATTGATCTTCCAAGGTGGGTGCAATCAGTTGTAAGGGAAGAATGGACAGCTGAGGTATTTGATGTGGAGTTGATAAGGTACCCTAACATTGAGGAAGAGATGGTACAATTGTTACAAATAGCAATGGCATGTGTTTCGACCGTACCCGATCAAAGACCATCAATGCAAGAGGTGCTGCGTATGATGGAAGATATGAATAGAGGTGAGACTGATGATGGATTGCGACAGTCGTCTGACGATCCATCAAAAGGATCAGAGGGTCAAACCCCTCCCCCTGAGTCAAGGACTCCACCTTAG
- the LOC142634411 gene encoding LOW QUALITY PROTEIN: ABC transporter G family member 38-like (The sequence of the model RefSeq protein was modified relative to this genomic sequence to represent the inferred CDS: inserted 4 bases in 3 codons; substituted 2 bases at 2 genomic stop codons) yields MKGGNTIFVIVSLLASMGASSVEIVGPKRELGVQGSTCTDRDTFQEDDEQALEWAALEKLPAYDPASKGLLHGATEDFKEINLKMLRIQEKRELLDRVFSNVDQNEEYLKKLKKRIDGVSLNLPTIEIRFENLTVEGEGYVGSRALPSVFNYFLNITEGIADYLHLVRSRKAKFSTLXNVSGIIKPGRLALLLGPPGPGKSTLLKALSGQLGIFFPNTKFSGKVTYNGHEMHEFVPQRTSAYISQYDLHIPLLTVRETLTFSTKCQGVGTGHDALELLRREKELNIKPDPFIDALIKARSXSFIQLVTRSYACIFGLDVCADTIVGNEMIWGISGGQKKRVTTGEMLVGPLNAFFMDNISNGLDSSTTFQIINSIRQSIHLXNKSALICLLQPPPETYELFDDIILLSKGHIVYQGPCECVLEIFESMGFRCPEKKAIAEYLQEVTSRKDQRQYWVNEEQPYHHVSVNKFAVAFKSYHVGRSIQRELATPFYRSESHPAALTRSKYGANMKESMKGCFSREVILMKRNTMNFNLYFQLEIIAIIVATVFAQAKKRHDTLEDGIVYLGALYFGLSSIMLHNXELPQTIDKLPVFYKQRDLLFYPSWAFSLPVAILGIPLSLINVVLWVAPTYFLIGFDPSGFRLLRHFLLLAAHAQMSYALFRCMGALSRDHVIANTAVSLAIICLLVLCGFIISRNDAQNWLIWGFWLSPLMYTQNALSANEFLGRSWKNNGTKEALGMSVLKARGLFTSPQWPWIGLFGLIGYIFLLNGIYTLALAYLNEYGKVQGVSQSKNTLEEKHTNRISETETMYEITEANAVDRHEGCGIPLPFTPISLIFEDIRYSVTMPKAIEVQGVSQNRLELLKGISGAFRPGVLTALMGISGAGRTTLLDVLAGRKNSGFVDGNITISGYPKRQENFAQVSGYCEQNYIHSPLVTVYESLLYSARLRLPPAVHAKTREVYVEEVMELVELTTXRDALIGFPNVTGLSTEQRKRLTIAVELVANPSIIFMDEPTTGLVARAAAIVMRTVRNMVDTGRNVVCTVHQPSNDIFESFDELILLTQGGEEIYVGPLGPGSCHLINYFQPFRIEDGYNPATWALEQTIREKEEALGVKFADVYKASDLFRRNKALIRELSTPPPDSQELHFPSKYSRSFFTQCTVCLWKQHMLYWRNTPYNAVKLLFGISLSILCGIIFWGLGTIRYMYSEKPRNKGIFSGLGALYTTLLFLGFNSASAVQPVIVAERTIYYKERAAGMYSALPYAMAQVAIEIPYTFAMTVKYNFGAFTSPNTNALIVYPMIGYEWTSTKFFHCLFYQFFTVLSLIYYGMMVIGISPNLQVSFVISGALYTTWNLFTGFVIPQKRIAIWWRWFAWISPISWGFNGLATSLYGDVKNKLDSGETVAEFIKDYFGFRHDLFLLWVVCLALIGSCVFFVSLFVASLKILNFQKR; encoded by the exons AGTTTCTCTCAATCTACCAACAATAGAAATTCGATTCGAGAATCTGACTGTTGAAGGAGAAGGTTATGTGGGCAGCAGAGCTTTACCCTCGGTCTTCAACTACTTTTTAAATATTACAGAG GGTATAGCAGATTACCTCCATCTTGTTCGAAGTCGAAAGGCAAAGTTCTCAACTC GCAATGTTAGTGGAATTATCAAACCTGGAAG ATTGGCTCTGCTTTTAGGACCACCAGGCCCAGGGAAGTCTACCTTACTAAAAGCTTTGTCTGGACAACTTggaattttctttccaaatacca AGTTTTCAGGGAAAGTGACATATAATGGCCATGAGATGCACGAGTTTGTACCCCAGAGGACTTCGGCTTATATCAGCCAGTATGATCTTCATATTCCTTTGTTAACAGTTAGAGAAACCTTAACCTTCTCTACAAAATGTCAAGGAGTTGGTACTGGCCATG ATGCTTTGGAGCTTTTGAGAAGAGAGAAGGAATTAAATATAAAGCCAGATCCCTTTATTGATGCATTGATAAAGGCAAGAAGCTAGAGTTTTATACAACTTGTCACAAGGAGTTATGCATGT ATTTTTGGACTGGACGTGTGTGCTGATACAATTGTAGGGAATGAAATGATATGGGGTATATCAGGAGGACAAAAGAAACGTGTTACTACAG GGGAGATGCTGGTTGGTCCTTTGAATGCGTTTTTTATGGACAATATATCTAATGGTCTTGACAGTTCAACCACGTTTCAGATCATTAACTCAATCAGGCAGTCaattcatct caacaaatctgCTCTTATCTGTCTTCTGCAGCCTCCACCAGAAACTTATGAGCTCTTTGATGACATTATTCTTCTTTCAAAGGGACATATTGTATACCAGGGACCCTGTGAATGTGTTCTAGAGATTTTTGAATCCATGGGATTCAGATGTCCTGAGAAAAAAGCCATTGCCGAATACCTACAGGAA GTGACATCAAGGAAGGATCAGAGACAGTATTGGGTGAATGAAGAACAGCCTTATCACCATGTTTCTGTCAATAAATTTGCAGTGGCCTTCAAATCTTATCATGTAGGAAGATCCATCCAACGTGAGCTTGCGACCCCATTCTATAGGTCGGAGAGCCATCCTGCAGCTTTGACACGATCCAAATATGGTGCCAACATGAAAGAATCGATGAAAGGTTGTTTCTCAAGAGAAGTTATTCTGATGAAGAGGA ACACAATgaattttaatctttattttcaGCTCGAAATTATTGCAATCATCGTGGCAACTGTCTTTGCACAAGCCAAGAAGCGTCATGATACACTAGAAGATGGAATAGTCTATCTCGGTGCTCTTTATTTTGGGCTATCTTCAATAATGCTGCACA TCGAACTTCCTCAAACCATTGATAAACTTCCTGTGTTCTATAAGCAAAGAGACCTCCTCTTCTATCCTTCATGGGCATTTTCATTGCCAGTAGCTATTCTTGGAATTCCTTTGTCTTTAATCAACGTTGTCTTATGGGTTGCCCCGACTTATTTTCTAATAGGATTTGATCCTAGTG GCTTCAGGTTGCTTAGACATTTTCTCCTTCTTGCAGCGCATGCTCAGATGTCATATGCACTTTTCAGATGCATGGGTGCACTTTCTAGGGACCATGTTATTGCAAACACAGCCGTAAGCCTTGCAATCATATGCCTTCTAGTGTTATGTGGATTCATTATATCACGAA atgACGCACAAAATTGGTTGATTTGGGGTTTCTGGTTATCTCCCTTAATGTACACACAAAATGCACTTTCAGCAAATGAATTTCTCGGAAGGTCTTGGAAAAA TAATGGAACAAAAGAAGCTCTTGGAATGTCGGTCTTGAAAGCAAGAGGGCTGTTTACCAGTCCGCAATGGCCTTGGATTGGTCTTTTTGGATTGATTGGTTACATATTCTTATTGAATGGAATTTACACTTTAGCTCTTGCTTACCTTAATG AATATGGAAAGGTTCAAGGGGTTTCTCAGTCAAAAAATACTTTAGAGGAGAAGCACACTAACAGAATAAGTGAGACTGAG ACTATGTATGAAATAACAGAAGCCAATGCAGTTGACAGACATGAGGGGTGCGGAATACCTCTCCCATTCACACCaatttctctgatttttgaggATATCAGATATTCAGTTACAATGCCAAAG GCAATTGAAGTTCAAGGTGTTTCACAAAATCGATTGGAACTTCTAAAGGGAATTAGTGGAGCTTTTAGGCCAGGAGTCCTTACTGCTTTAATGGGGATTAGTGGAGCTGGTAGAACTACACTTCTAGATGTGCTGGCTGGAAGGAAAAACTCTGGATTTGTAGATGGAAACATTACCATTTCAGGCTACCCAAAGAGGCAAGAAAATTTTGCTCAAGTTTCTGGATACTGTGAACAAAACTACATTCATTCTCCCCTTGTCACTGTTTATGAGTCCCTCCTATACTCAGCACGGCTTCGTCTGCCACCAGCGGTTCATGCAAAGACTAGAGAG gTTTATGTGGAGGAAGTCATGGAGCTAGTTGAGCTAACAACATAAAGAGATGCATTGATTGGATTTCCAAATGTAACTGGACTCTCCACTGAGCAGCGCAAAAGATTGACCATTGCTGTTGAGCTTGTGGCAAACCCCTCTATAATATTCATGGATGAGCCCACCACAGGTCTAGTTGCAAGAGCAGCCGCCATTGTAATGAGAACTGTGAGAAATATGGTGGACACTGGAAGAAATGTGGTGTGTACTGTTCACCAGCCAAGCAATGACATATTTGAATCATTTGATGAG CTCATTCTATTGACACAAGGAGGTGAAGAAATATATGTTGGTCCCCTGGGGCCAGGTTCTTGCCATTTGATCAATTACTTTCAGCCTTTCAG AATTGAAGATGGTTATAACCCGGCAACATGGGCCTTGGAACAGACAATAAGGGAAAAAGAAGAGGCGTTAGGTGTCAAATTTGCAGATGTATACAAAGCATCAGATCTTTTTAG GAGAAACAAAGCTTTAATAAGGGAGTTGAGTACACCTCCTCCTGATTCACAAGAACTTCACTTTCCTTCAAAGTACTCACGGTCCTTTTTTACTCAATGCACAGTATGTTTGTGGAAACAGCACATGTTGTACTGGAGGAACACACCATACAATGCTGTGAAACTTCTGTTTGGAATTTCACTGTCCATTTTGTGTGGAATTATATTCTGGGGTCTTGGCACCATAAGGTACATGTATTCGGAAAAACCTAGGAACAAG GGCATTTTCAGTGGGTTGGGTGCACTGTATACTACACTTTTGTTCTTGGGATTTAATTCTGCTAGCGCAGTCCAACCAGTTATAGTTGCTGAACGAACAATTTATTATAAAGAGAGAGCTGCAGGAATGTACTCTGCTTTGCCTTATGCAATGGCACAG GTGGCTATAGAGATCCCATACACTTTTGCTATG ACggtaaaatacaattttggggCCTTTACAAGccccaatactaatgctcttataGTTTATCCAATGATTGGATATGAGTGGACATCCACAAAGTTCTTCCACTGCCTTTTCTACCAGTTCTTCACAGTTCTCTCCTTGATATACTATGGAATGATGGTCATAGGAATAAGTCCTAATCTTCAAGTTTCGTTTGTAATTTCTGGTGCCCTTTACACAACATGGAATCTCTTCACAGGCTTTGTCATTCCCCAGAAG AGAATTGCCATATGGTGGAGATGGTTTGCTTGGATATCCCCCATATCATGGGGTTTCAATGGGTTGGCTACTTCACTATATGGAGACGTCAAAAATAAGCTGGACTCAGGCGAGACAGTTGCTGAGTTTATTAAGGATTATTTTGGGTTCAGACATGACCTTTTCCTTTTGTGGGTGGTATGTCTTGCACTAATAGGCAGTTGTGTGTTCTTTGTCTCTCTATTTGTAGCTTCTCTGAAGATCTTAAACTTTCAGAAAAGATAG